From one Streptomyces sp. Q6 genomic stretch:
- a CDS encoding diaminobutyrate--2-oxoglutarate transaminase family protein, whose translation MAVTDSASVTVPAPYDGEARESVARDSAVHEGILRRQSARESAARTYARALPIVPVRARGLTIEGADGRRYLDCLSGAGTLALGHNHPVVLEAIRKVIDSGAPLHVLDLATPVKDAFTTELFRTLPAGLADRARVQFCGPAGTDAVEAALKLVRTASGRSGILAFTGAYHGMTAGALEASGGAQDVRVTRLPYPQDYRCPFGIGGPRGAEIAARWTRSLLDDTKSGVPRPAGMILEPVQGEGGVIPAPDAWLRRMRSLTEDRSIPLIADEVQTGVGRTGAFWAVEHSGVVPDVMVMSKAIGGSLPLAVIVYRDDLDVWPPGAHAGTFRGNQLAMAAGAATLSYVRENRLAERAGELGTRMLGQLQHLAEDFSCIGDVRGRGLMIGVELVDPEGAPDTGPSGLADAPLLGAPAATPLPAAPDLAAAVRDACLDRGLIVELGGRHSSVVRLLPPLTITDEQAAAVVDRFADALVAVARARHA comes from the coding sequence GTGGCCGTGACCGATTCTGCGTCCGTGACGGTGCCCGCCCCGTACGACGGGGAGGCGCGCGAGAGCGTCGCACGCGACAGCGCCGTGCACGAAGGGATCCTGCGCCGCCAGTCCGCTCGGGAGTCGGCGGCGCGCACGTATGCGCGCGCCCTGCCGATCGTGCCCGTGCGTGCCCGCGGACTCACCATCGAGGGCGCCGACGGCCGTCGCTATCTGGACTGCCTCTCCGGTGCGGGCACGCTCGCCCTCGGCCACAACCACCCGGTCGTCCTGGAGGCCATCAGGAAGGTCATCGACTCGGGCGCACCGCTGCACGTCCTCGACCTCGCCACCCCGGTCAAGGACGCCTTCACCACGGAGTTGTTCCGTACGCTGCCGGCCGGTCTCGCCGACCGGGCCCGCGTCCAGTTCTGCGGCCCGGCCGGGACCGACGCCGTCGAGGCCGCGCTGAAACTGGTCCGCACCGCCTCCGGGCGCTCCGGCATCCTCGCCTTCACCGGGGCGTACCACGGCATGACCGCGGGGGCGCTCGAAGCGTCCGGCGGCGCGCAGGACGTGCGGGTCACGCGCCTGCCGTATCCGCAGGACTACCGCTGCCCCTTCGGTATCGGCGGCCCGCGCGGCGCCGAAATCGCCGCGCGCTGGACCCGGTCCCTGCTCGACGACACCAAGTCCGGGGTGCCGCGGCCCGCCGGGATGATCCTGGAACCGGTCCAGGGGGAGGGCGGCGTGATCCCCGCCCCCGACGCCTGGCTGCGCCGGATGCGGTCCCTCACCGAGGACCGGTCGATCCCGCTGATCGCCGACGAGGTGCAGACCGGCGTCGGCCGGACCGGCGCGTTCTGGGCCGTGGAGCACAGCGGTGTCGTCCCCGACGTGATGGTCATGTCCAAGGCGATCGGCGGCAGTCTTCCGCTCGCCGTCATCGTCTACCGCGACGACCTGGACGTCTGGCCGCCGGGCGCGCACGCGGGCACCTTCCGCGGCAACCAACTCGCGATGGCCGCGGGCGCCGCCACACTCTCGTACGTCCGCGAGAACCGGCTCGCCGAGCGCGCCGGTGAACTCGGCACCCGGATGCTCGGCCAACTCCAGCATCTGGCCGAGGATTTCTCCTGCATCGGTGACGTCCGGGGCCGCGGCCTGATGATCGGCGTCGAACTGGTCGACCCGGAGGGCGCCCCCGACACCGGCCCGTCCGGCCTCGCCGACGCCCCACTGCTCGGCGCACCCGCCGCCACACCGCTCCCCGCCGCACCGGACCTCGCCGCGGCCGTCCGCGACGCGTGCCTCGACCGGGGCCTGATCGTCGAGCTCGGAGGTCGCCACTCCAGCGTCGTTCGTCTCCTGCCGCCCCTCACGATCACCGATGAGCAGGCCGCTGCCGTCGTCGACCGGTTCGCGGACGCCCTCGTGGCCGTCGCCCGTGCCCGGCACGCCTGA